CTCGCATCGCCGTGCTGGGTGATCTCAACATTCTGAATCCGCAGTCGCTGGCGCTGTTCTGCTCGGTGAAATGCCCCGGCAACCTCATCCTGCACACCTACGACCTTGCGCAGCGCTTACGGCAATCCGGCGTCACCACGATCGGCGGCTTTCATTCGCCGATGGAGCAGGAATGCCTGACGATCCTGCTGCGCGGCACGCAGCCGGTCATTGTGTGTCCGGCCCGAAGTCTTTCCGGCATGCGAATCCCCGCAGCGTATAAGCCGCCGCTCGAACAAGGCAGGATGCTGCTTCTCTCACCGTTTGCCGATACAGTGCGCCGTGCGACTGTGGAAACGGCCATGCTCCGGAACCGCTTTGTCGCCGCAGTTGCCAGCGCGATCTTCGTGGCCCATGCGGAACCCCGGAGCAAAACCGAGCAGTTCTGCCGCGAGGTGCTTGCATGGCGGAGGCCGCTTTATACATTGGCCGACAACGCGAACGGCCACCTGCTCACGATGGGCGCTCAGCCGTTACGCCCAGACGATGTGCCTCTGTCACTCGGATAAAATGTGTTGGGAAGCTTGTCGGGCCACCCCAAAGGTGCCGTCGGTCTGGATTCCGGGTCACGCCAGGAATGACAATCACAATAATTACGCTCGGCAGGCCGCGGGCCTAACGGCCGAAAGGTATTCGTGATAAGGTATATGTCTTATGGATATCTTGTCACATGGGCTGTGGGGTGGGATTGCGTTCGGGCGGACAAACCGACGGAGTTTCGGTCTGGCGTTTTCGTTTGGCATTCTCCCGGATCTAGTGCCGTTCGGCCCCTTTTACGTCGCCGTCCTCCTCGGGCTTGCTCAGCGTCCGCATTTTGGTCCCGAACCCCCTGATCCATCCGTCTTTCCGGATTACGTCCATCGTGCCTACAGTGTCACGCATAGCCTGGTCGTCTTCCTCTTAGCATTCGCGCTCCTGTGGATGGTATTCCGAA
The genomic region above belongs to Candidatus Methylomirabilis tolerans and contains:
- a CDS encoding DNA-processing protein DprA; translated protein: RIAVLGDLNILNPQSLALFCSVKCPGNLILHTYDLAQRLRQSGVTTIGGFHSPMEQECLTILLRGTQPVIVCPARSLSGMRIPAAYKPPLEQGRMLLLSPFADTVRRATVETAMLRNRFVAAVASAIFVAHAEPRSKTEQFCREVLAWRRPLYTLADNANGHLLTMGAQPLRPDDVPLSLG
- a CDS encoding metal-dependent hydrolase; translated protein: MDILSHGLWGGIAFGRTNRRSFGLAFSFGILPDLVPFGPFYVAVLLGLAQRPHFGPEPPDPSVFPDYVHRAYSVTHSLVVFLLAFALLWMVFRKPIWESTAWGLHILFDIFTHSFRFFPTPFLWPISNFKVNGLHWGRSEIFIPNVVLLVLLYAWFLYRRRRVRKGPMRAFLRK